CGTCTGCAAGGCGCGGTGACCATGCAGAGACACTTCATTAGCCTGCGCGTCGCCACCCGAAACCAGTACCAGTACCCGCACTTGCATCCGGCCGTTGGCGTAGAGCTGTTTATGGCGAAGTGTGGGTGCCGAATCAAACTTAACCTCGAGCCTCTGAACACTGACTACATCTTCAAACATTACAAAAATTCCCACATGCAAATATTCAACAAACCCACATCAAAACAAACGGGGCGCAGCCAAATATTAAACACATCAGCAAATCCTATAACAGCACCAATACCTGACAACATGTAAACAAAGAACCCACCCAGAACAACTTGAAACATCGAATATGAATTCAAGCCATCCAAAGCCTTGAACAGAACCCCCAACACAAGAAACCCACCCCTTCAAAGCCAGTCAGACAAAGAAGAAAGTGGGCCACATGCTTTTTTATATTCAGACCTCGTTACAAACCAACGAGCAAGTTTTTATTTCCTGTCCCGTGTTTATCCGATGTCGGACTCCATTCCGCTATCAGAACTGTCGCTTGATTCTGGAGCGTCATCGACATCGGCCTCATCCATGGGAATCTGCACTTTACGATCGAGACTGGAATTTTCCAGATAACGGTTGATTCGCTGCCTCGCCGTCTCGCCAAGCGGGTTACCCCTCAAATCCAGGTAAAGATTCTGTGTATCCGCAATTTCGAACAATTCATCGCCGACGGTGGTGATGTCGTTCCCTCGCAAATCCACGCGAGTCAGTGCAGGTAACCGTTCCACCCCGGAAGGAAGGTCGGCCAGACCGCAATCGCGCAGAAACAACTCACCCAACCCATGCATGAACCCCACAGGCGGGGCAATGCCCAAGGGGTTGTCGTTCAGATCCAGTAACGTGAGGCTTTCAATCCGGGACAGACCTTCGGCACTGCTCTCGGTTAATCGCAACGAACATCCGTTCAACGTCAGATGCTGCAAATCCCGCATCTGGAAAATCGCCGGGGAAAACTCGTCCATCCGTACAGCCTCAAGAATCAGGAAACGAACATTGGGAAAACCATCGAGAAAACGCCCCAGCGTCACATTGACGTTACGAGCGCTCAACACCAGCTCTGTCACCCATTCGAACCGAGCGGACAAGTGCGGCAACCCCCCCGAAAAATCGATGAACGTTGAAAAGCTGTGATCGGCAACTCCTTGGGTCAATACTGAGTCGCGCCGCCAGATCGCTTGCAGATCCTGACTGAACGTCTCACGGCTCCGCTGCTGGGCAGCGCGGCTTGCAGCGCCCGTCCCCGGTTCATGACCCGGGCGGGTGACGGATGCGCTTGCCAGCCACCGATCCAGATCTTCGCGCAACGTGACAGATTCTTGCTCCAGCCGCCGAAGAACGGAGTACGGATCAACCTGCAAACGCTCGCCAATGAAGCTCGTCACTTCGGCGTCCGGCAGGTCGGGATAAAGCGCCCGCACCCGGAGCTCGACGGAGGATTGCGAGATCAGGCGAGTCGATGGGGTCGAGAAAGATCCTGGCGCAAAGGTTTCAACATCTGCGTCGTCCGTACTGGGGGCTTGTACCGCTCCGCTGTTGTCTTTCGGATGCCAGTAACGGTTGTGCTGATCAGGTAATAGAACCGGCCCGGAAGGTGTGAGTTCACTCGCCAGAGTTGCTCGCCAGTCACCCGTGGCGGGATCTTTGACGACCTGGACAAGATGACCGTCAGTCAGCTGGATGTACCGGCGTTGCTTGAATATCCTGAATCCTTGCCCATCGACGGCCGGCAGTGCGACAGCAGAACTGATCCAGAAATCCGCCAGAGCCGAAAATATCGGCGGGGTTGCCTGGACCACGGACGCAGATTCGGACACGATCATGCCAGTCTCGACGACGGACGACGAGACTCCGGCTTCCGTACCTGAATTAACAGGGGCAGTTGCCACCGGCGGCAATGCGGGCCGATGTGGCGCACCCGGGAGCTCAAAACCCACCCGCGGCGGATTTTCATATCCCGGCGTGCGAGGAGCAGTTTTTCCAGAAGATGGGCCTGAGCCCTTTGGCGGTTTGCCGATCATCAAATCTCATCCTTGAGCGATATTGAGTCAGCCCCTTCCACAGCGAGGAGCTGACGAGCGATTGTGCCGATGCCGGTATGTCGACATGGAACACTGACATCGCAGCTTACCGTTTTGGTCTTTTACAAAGCGCTTACCTATCTATTACCACTTCGCAGTTTTATCCCCGCCCAAGAGTGAACGAACGCTCTTCGGCGTCAGTTCGAATCGCCAGTTTATGTTCCGTTCCGTATTGATCATAGATCGAAAAGTTAAACGTCCCGTCGGCAATGGACTTGCGAGAAAGATCCGAATACTCGGATAAAGCCTGCACCACCGTCAATTCACCATCGCGGTCATTCACTCTGACTACATAGTGCTTGGTCTTGGTCGTAATTGCGTCAGGAAAGAATGTATAGGCAATCGGGTCTCCGTCATAAGGCAGGCTCAAGGACATCTCCCTTTTATCCGGACGAACCAGAAAACCGGACAGATAATTGGTCTTCGTAGCGTATAACTTGTTGCCTCGAACAAACTCAACGTTATCGGTGCCGTACGAAGAGCTCCAGTCAACCAGCTTGATTTGCTGGCCCTGAGGATAAAGTCCGAGATAGTAGTTCCGGATCCGATTACCCGGCTCTTCATTGCCACGTCGTGTCGACGTCCAGCGAAATTGATCGACGGAATAAGTAACCGGCAATTGCGCCTCCAGCGTGACGCTGCTGTCGTGGCGACCCGACAGGCCGGTCCCGTTGCTTCGGATAATGGTTCCGTTCAGTGAAATGCGAGCTGCGACCTGTGAGGTGCCAACCCCCGCCGACGAAACCCAGAAGGTGCGCACCTGCGGCTGAACCTGCTGTTCCGACTCATCGTCCGATGCGTCCATTGAATCCGCTGATACGGGAGCCTCCAACGTGAATCGCCCCTGTTCGGTACTGGCATTCCAACCGTCCCGTAGCGTTTTCCCGGTGTTGTAATGAATAAGCTCTACTGTATTCAATACATCTGCGGGCACAGAAATATAATCTCCGCTTTCATCGTACCCGGACACTAGCACCTGAACCTTGACTTGCATGCGCCCATTACCAAATAGCACTTTGCTTCGCGCGGACGCACCAGAATCAAATTTCACTTTCAAATCGATACTGTCCAAAGCTCTCGAAAAACTCGACTGCTCTGCTACTGGCTCGTTAACTTCATTCATGCTTTCACTCCTGTGATCGATATCCATCCTGACGCACCCGCATTTAATATGCGGCGTCAACTATAGATATCACGCAACCCAGAAGCCCACTAAAAGTCAAATGTAAGAAGCTGTAGCCACTCGTCAATGTTCATCGTTATAAACAAACTTCGGCATTTCCCAGTGAAAACGGATTGCGAGCAGGCGCAAAAGAAAACCACCAAACAACGTGATCAGAATCGCCTGTTCGCTCGGCACGTTCAGGAACAGGCACAACATGTAACACCAAGCGGCAGCAAAAGAGACGCTGGCATACAGCTCCCGGCGGAAGATCAGCGGGATGTCGTTGCAGAAGATGTCGCGAAGGATGCCGCCGAACACACCGGTGATCACACCGCTGACTGAAGCTACCAGCATGCCGTGGCCCATTTCCAGGGCGGTCATGCAGCCGATCAGGGTGAACGCCACCAGACCGACCGCATCGAGCACCAGAAACAGCGAGCGCAGATGACGCATCCAGCGTGCCGTAAACACGGT
The sequence above is a segment of the Pseudomonas sp. HS6 genome. Coding sequences within it:
- a CDS encoding leucine-rich repeat domain-containing protein, translated to MIGKPPKGSGPSSGKTAPRTPGYENPPRVGFELPGAPHRPALPPVATAPVNSGTEAGVSSSVVETGMIVSESASVVQATPPIFSALADFWISSAVALPAVDGQGFRIFKQRRYIQLTDGHLVQVVKDPATGDWRATLASELTPSGPVLLPDQHNRYWHPKDNSGAVQAPSTDDADVETFAPGSFSTPSTRLISQSSVELRVRALYPDLPDAEVTSFIGERLQVDPYSVLRRLEQESVTLREDLDRWLASASVTRPGHEPGTGAASRAAQQRSRETFSQDLQAIWRRDSVLTQGVADHSFSTFIDFSGGLPHLSARFEWVTELVLSARNVNVTLGRFLDGFPNVRFLILEAVRMDEFSPAIFQMRDLQHLTLNGCSLRLTESSAEGLSRIESLTLLDLNDNPLGIAPPVGFMHGLGELFLRDCGLADLPSGVERLPALTRVDLRGNDITTVGDELFEIADTQNLYLDLRGNPLGETARQRINRYLENSSLDRKVQIPMDEADVDDAPESSDSSDSGMESDIG
- a CDS encoding trimeric intracellular cation channel family protein encodes the protein MLLMLYLVAITAEAMTGALSAGRRGMDWFGVVLIACVTALGGGSVRDVLLGHYPLTWVKHPEYLVLTTVAAMITVFTARWMRHLRSLFLVLDAVGLVAFTLIGCMTALEMGHGMLVASVSGVITGVFGGILRDIFCNDIPLIFRRELYASVSFAAAWCYMLCLFLNVPSEQAILITLFGGFLLRLLAIRFHWEMPKFVYNDEH